Proteins from a genomic interval of Clostridium scatologenes:
- a CDS encoding D-2-hydroxyacid dehydrogenase: MIKILVCDGMEKDAIEKLKNDGFEVVDKHYEEDELKEKVKDFDVMVVRSATKARKPLIDEAKNGELKLIIRGGVGVDNIDVEYARENGIEVRNTPNASSASVAELAIGHMFALTRYINISNITMRDGKWEKKKYKGVELFGKTLGLIGFGRIAKEVAKRAEALGMKVIYTDKLGKAKGYDKYQFCTLENLLKKANFISIHVPFNKEDGAVIGEKEFKLMKDGVYLINCARGGVVNENALVEALNCGKVAGAGIDVFENEPNPNPELINNPRVCATPHIGGSTEEAQERIGNEIVNIIEETFEYANAVNA, from the coding sequence ATGATAAAAATATTAGTTTGTGATGGAATGGAAAAGGATGCTATAGAAAAATTAAAGAATGATGGTTTTGAAGTTGTAGATAAACATTATGAAGAAGATGAACTTAAAGAAAAGGTAAAAGATTTTGATGTAATGGTGGTAAGATCAGCAACTAAGGCGAGAAAGCCATTAATAGATGAAGCTAAAAATGGGGAGTTAAAGTTAATAATTCGTGGTGGCGTTGGAGTAGATAATATTGATGTAGAATATGCTAGAGAAAATGGCATCGAAGTTAGAAATACACCTAATGCAAGCAGTGCATCAGTGGCAGAATTAGCTATTGGACACATGTTTGCTTTAACAAGATATATAAATATATCTAACATTACAATGAGAGATGGAAAATGGGAGAAGAAAAAGTATAAAGGTGTTGAGTTATTTGGTAAAACATTAGGTCTTATAGGATTTGGAAGAATAGCTAAAGAAGTTGCTAAAAGAGCAGAAGCTTTAGGAATGAAAGTAATTTATACAGATAAATTAGGCAAAGCAAAAGGATATGATAAATATCAATTCTGCACTTTAGAAAATTTATTGAAAAAAGCAAATTTTATATCAATTCATGTTCCATTTAATAAAGAAGACGGTGCTGTTATAGGAGAAAAAGAATTTAAGCTAATGAAGGATGGAGTATATTTGATAAACTGTGCTAGAGGTGGAGTTGTTAATGAAAATGCTTTAGTTGAAGCTTTAAATTGTGGAAAAGTAGCAGGAGCTGGAATTGATGTATTTGAAAATGAACCAAATCCAAATCCAGAATTAATTAATAATCCTAGAGTTTGTGCAACTCCTCATATAGGTGGATCAACAGAAGAAGCTCAGGAAAGAATAGGAAATGAAATAGTAAATATAATTGAAGAAACTTTTGAATACGCTAATGCTGTTAATGCATAA
- a CDS encoding peptidylprolyl isomerase translates to MDNKVLAVVNGKEITQVDLDSTIKRFPNERQGYLQTEAGKKQLLEEIISFELIYNYAKDNNMENDSDYIAQLEMAKKEILTQTAIAKVMQQVSVEDKEVEDYYNANKENFKDPETVSAKHILVESEEKAKEVAEEINGGMAFEDAAQKYSSCPSKEQGGNLGKFGRGQMVPEFEEAAFDLEIGTLSEPVKTQFGYHLIKVEDKFKGSIKSFEEVKSSIKSRLLQERQSFKYTQLNKELRQKYDVEINN, encoded by the coding sequence ATGGATAACAAGGTATTGGCAGTTGTAAATGGAAAAGAAATAACACAAGTTGATTTGGATTCAACAATTAAGAGATTTCCTAATGAAAGACAAGGATATTTACAAACTGAAGCGGGTAAAAAACAATTATTAGAAGAAATAATATCTTTTGAGCTTATTTATAATTATGCAAAAGATAATAACATGGAAAATGACAGTGATTATATTGCTCAACTTGAAATGGCTAAAAAAGAAATTCTGACTCAAACAGCTATAGCTAAAGTTATGCAGCAGGTTTCTGTAGAAGATAAAGAAGTAGAAGATTATTATAATGCAAATAAAGAAAATTTTAAAGATCCTGAAACTGTAAGTGCAAAGCATATTCTTGTAGAATCTGAAGAAAAAGCAAAAGAAGTAGCAGAAGAAATAAATGGTGGAATGGCTTTTGAGGATGCTGCCCAAAAATATTCTTCATGCCCATCAAAAGAACAAGGTGGAAACCTTGGAAAATTTGGTAGAGGACAAATGGTACCTGAATTTGAAGAAGCAGCTTTTGATTTAGAGATAGGAACATTAAGTGAACCTGTTAAAACTCAATTTGGATACCATTTAATAAAGGTTGAAGATAAATTTAAGGGATCAATAAAATCATTTGAAGAAGTAAAAAGCTCCATTAAGAGCAGGTTATTGCAAGAAAGACAATCTTTTAAATATACACAGTTAAATAAAGAGCTTAGACAGAAGTATGATGTAGAAATTAATAATTAG
- a CDS encoding EFR1 family ferrodoxin (N-terminal region resembles flavodoxins. C-terminal ferrodoxin region binds two 4Fe-4S clusters.), translating to MKGLLYYFSGTGNTKWVADILKKYFRNNKIDLELLNIEKVEEIKLNQFDFLIIGSPVYAEMEPKIVDNFLNKLPKCIRNLKTIIYATQGGKSSSAPAIMAKKLKNKGYNIFIEECIKMPNNCYFY from the coding sequence ATGAAAGGTTTATTATATTATTTTAGTGGTACAGGTAATACCAAGTGGGTAGCAGATATATTAAAAAAATATTTTAGAAATAATAAAATAGATTTAGAATTATTGAATATTGAAAAAGTTGAAGAGATTAAGCTTAACCAATTTGATTTTTTAATAATAGGCTCTCCTGTTTATGCTGAGATGGAGCCGAAAATAGTAGATAATTTTCTAAATAAGCTTCCTAAATGTATAAGGAATTTAAAAACAATTATATATGCTACTCAAGGTGGAAAATCATCATCAGCACCAGCTATAATGGCAAAAAAATTGAAAAATAAGGGATACAATATTTTTATTGAAGAATGTATAAAGATGCCTAATAATTGTTATTTTTATTAA
- a CDS encoding pyridoxal-phosphate-dependent aminotransferase family protein produces the protein MNVPHIMTPGPTEVKENVRLARSIRCTNPDLDYNFYDFYKETCGKIGTLLKTKNHVRILSGEGILGLEAACASLTEKDDRVLVIDNGIFGEGFGDFSKIYGGEVVFFKGDRKREIDIEELKSFLETDSNFKYATVVHCDTPSGVLNNISLICPLLKEKGILTIVDSVAAMGGEEVKTDDWKIDILIGGSQKCISAPPGLTILSISDDAFNCMKNRKSSIASFYCNLLNWEKYYENKSFPYTPPISDIVGLRRAIDNMLEDEDILSRHKKIATATRNAIREVGLELYIEEGYSSTVTVVKVPEGIDDKKLRNYMVDKYDVMIAGSFGYLEGKVIRIGHMGENARVDNVSHTLFAFQKSLEYFGFKCKCDMCSCFFREF, from the coding sequence ATGAATGTTCCACACATAATGACGCCAGGTCCAACAGAAGTAAAAGAAAATGTAAGGTTAGCGAGAAGTATTAGATGTACTAATCCAGATTTAGATTATAATTTTTATGATTTCTATAAAGAAACTTGTGGAAAAATAGGAACACTATTAAAGACTAAAAATCATGTAAGAATACTAAGTGGAGAAGGCATATTAGGATTAGAAGCAGCTTGTGCATCACTAACAGAAAAAGATGATAGAGTTTTAGTAATAGATAATGGAATATTTGGAGAAGGTTTTGGTGACTTTTCAAAAATATATGGTGGTGAAGTTGTATTTTTTAAGGGTGATAGAAAAAGAGAAATAGATATAGAGGAATTAAAAAGTTTTTTAGAAACTGATAGTAATTTTAAATATGCTACTGTTGTACATTGTGATACACCTTCAGGAGTATTAAATAACATATCATTAATATGTCCATTATTAAAAGAGAAAGGGATTCTTACTATAGTAGATAGTGTAGCTGCTATGGGAGGAGAAGAAGTAAAAACAGATGATTGGAAAATAGATATACTGATTGGTGGTTCACAAAAGTGCATTTCTGCTCCACCAGGGCTTACTATATTAAGTATAAGTGATGATGCTTTTAATTGTATGAAGAATAGAAAAAGTTCTATAGCTTCTTTTTATTGTAATTTATTGAATTGGGAAAAGTATTATGAAAATAAGTCGTTTCCATATACACCACCTATAAGTGATATAGTTGGATTAAGAAGAGCTATAGATAACATGTTAGAAGATGAAGATATATTATCTAGACATAAAAAAATAGCCACAGCTACCAGAAATGCGATTAGGGAAGTAGGATTAGAATTATATATTGAAGAAGGTTATTCTAGTACAGTTACTGTAGTTAAAGTTCCGGAAGGAATTGATGATAAGAAACTAAGAAACTATATGGTAGACAAATATGATGTGATGATAGCGGGTTCCTTCGGATATTTAGAAGGGAAGGTAATAAGAATAGGGCATATGGGTGAAAATGCAAGAGTAGATAATGTGAGTCATACATTATTTGCTTTTCAAAAATCCTTAGAGTATTTTGGATTTAAGTGTAAATGTGATATGTGCAGTTGTTTTTTTAGAGAATTTTAG
- a CDS encoding EFR1 family ferrodoxin (N-terminal region resembles flavodoxins. C-terminal ferrodoxin region binds two 4Fe-4S clusters.) translates to MLFLLNKQPNINEYDKILYNAECKVKTIVENFIKNNKLKKENSLIRIKLGKTCGNFFRRMIPKISKNITATSECTKCGICLTNCPNGNITFEDGKAVFHSKCMLCLRCIYVCPVNAIRYKGKKIKQVQKDRIKGVIK, encoded by the coding sequence TTGTTATTTTTATTAAATAAACAGCCTAACATTAATGAATATGATAAAATTTTATATAATGCAGAATGCAAGGTGAAAACTATAGTTGAAAATTTTATAAAAAATAATAAATTAAAAAAAGAAAATTCTTTAATAAGAATAAAGTTAGGAAAAACATGTGGGAATTTTTTTAGAAGGATGATTCCTAAAATTTCGAAAAATATTACGGCTACATCAGAATGTACTAAATGCGGTATTTGTCTTACAAATTGCCCCAATGGTAATATAACATTTGAAGATGGAAAAGCAGTTTTTCATAGCAAATGCATGTTATGTTTAAGATGTATTTATGTATGTCCTGTAAATGCTATAAGATACAAAGGAAAAAAAATAAAACAAGTACAAAAAGATAGGATTAAGGGGGTAATTAAATGA
- a CDS encoding DUF1015 domain-containing protein encodes MAVLNPFKSVRPTKELVARVAALPYDVMNREEAKKMVEGNEYSFLHIDRAEIDLPDSTNAYDEKVYEKAKENLNGMIDKGIFVQDEQACFYIYRLIMNGEAQTGIVGCVSIDDYINNVVKKHEHTRQDKENDRINHVNTCDANTGPIFLTYRYKNEVNNIINTWTQKEPLYKFVAEDGVEHIVWTVNDNNAINNISGLFKNIDNLYIADGHHRAASAIKVGIKRREENPNYKGDEEFNFFLSVLFPDSDLNIMDYNRVVKELNGFSNEEFMDKVLEKFNISMYEKEEPYKPDCKHTYGMYLDGKWYKLEAKEGTYNDQDIVKRLDVSILQENLLKPILGIKDPRTDDRIDFVGGIRGLKELERRVAEQQDEGVAFSMYPPSMEELLDVADAGEVMPPKSTWFEPKLRSGIFIHKLK; translated from the coding sequence ATGGCAGTTTTAAACCCGTTTAAATCAGTAAGACCTACTAAAGAACTAGTGGCTAGGGTTGCTGCCCTTCCTTATGATGTTATGAATAGGGAAGAGGCAAAGAAAATGGTGGAAGGTAATGAATATTCTTTTTTACACATAGATAGGGCAGAAATTGACTTACCAGATAGCACAAATGCTTATGATGAAAAGGTATATGAAAAAGCAAAAGAAAACTTGAATGGTATGATCGATAAAGGAATATTTGTACAAGACGAACAAGCATGTTTTTACATTTATAGACTTATAATGAATGGAGAAGCACAAACTGGTATAGTAGGCTGTGTTTCTATAGATGATTATATAAATAATGTAGTGAAGAAACATGAACATACTAGACAAGATAAAGAAAATGATAGAATTAACCATGTAAATACTTGTGATGCAAATACAGGTCCAATTTTTTTAACTTATAGATATAAGAATGAAGTTAATAACATAATAAATACATGGACTCAAAAAGAACCTTTATATAAATTTGTAGCAGAAGATGGAGTAGAACATATAGTATGGACTGTAAATGATAATAATGCTATTAACAATATATCTGGCCTTTTTAAGAATATAGATAATTTATATATAGCAGATGGTCATCATAGAGCAGCATCAGCTATAAAGGTTGGAATAAAAAGAAGAGAAGAAAATCCAAATTATAAAGGTGACGAAGAATTTAATTTCTTTTTATCAGTACTTTTCCCAGATTCTGATTTAAATATAATGGATTATAACAGAGTTGTTAAAGAACTTAATGGTTTTTCTAATGAAGAATTCATGGATAAAGTTTTAGAAAAATTTAATATAAGTATGTATGAAAAAGAAGAACCATATAAACCAGATTGTAAGCATACTTATGGAATGTATCTTGATGGAAAATGGTATAAACTTGAAGCTAAAGAAGGGACTTATAATGATCAAGATATTGTTAAGAGATTAGATGTATCTATTCTTCAAGAAAATTTGTTAAAACCAATTTTAGGAATTAAAGATCCTAGAACGGATGATAGAATAGATTTCGTAGGTGGTATTAGAGGACTTAAAGAGTTAGAGCGAAGAGTAGCAGAACAACAAGATGAAGGAGTAGCTTTTTCTATGTATCCACCTTCAATGGAAGAATTACTAGATGTTGCAGATGCAGGGGAGGTTATGCCTCCAAAATCAACTTGGTTTGAACCTAAATTAAGAAGTGGAATATTTATTCATAAGTTAAAATAA
- a CDS encoding DUF1904 domain-containing protein, with translation MPQIKIRGIDTKEILPISTELINELKNIIGCPENYFTIEHIPSVFIKNGLINNGYPFVEVAWFDRGQQIQDKVAQCITTFIHNIGYNDVDIFFTVFKENNYYENGKHF, from the coding sequence ATGCCACAAATAAAAATAAGAGGTATTGATACAAAAGAAATCTTACCTATAAGTACTGAATTGATTAATGAATTAAAAAATATTATAGGTTGCCCAGAAAATTATTTTACAATAGAACATATTCCTTCTGTATTTATAAAGAATGGCTTAATAAATAATGGATACCCTTTTGTTGAAGTAGCTTGGTTTGATAGAGGTCAACAGATTCAAGATAAAGTAGCCCAATGCATAACTACTTTTATACATAATATAGGTTATAATGATGTAGATATATTCTTCACCGTATTTAAAGAAAATAACTATTACGAAAATGGAAAGCATTTTTAG
- a CDS encoding class I SAM-dependent methyltransferase, translated as MNKQNVAKLNLFLIGLSSRFSENRNIFKSIKVIYKAGLKNFNGIGKYDNGNIKFNFNGTTNSISINELIDIVCNEALNYDSLTLTYSERGTDILIEADNTNVKMKNIDVKDEPSNEFNETSTLLNRNYYIKVGSADALLKEIGIMSSQGKIKNDKIRKYNQIDHYVELFDEMLAKLPRNKVLNILDCGCGKSYLSFVLNYYLTEVRKIKCHFIGLDYKEGVIETSKKMANNLGYRNMDFYAIDIKDYVPKNKINIVMSLHACDTATDMALATGIKLDSDAIIAVPCCQKEFLSQYKYEPFKNILKYGVLKSRMADILTDGMRSLMLEAKGYDVSVVEYISPLETPKNIMIRALKTKEEDEDLMSEYFNLMSSLNVYPALYGFLNEC; from the coding sequence ATGAATAAGCAAAATGTAGCTAAATTAAACTTATTTTTAATAGGATTAAGCAGTAGATTCAGTGAAAATAGAAATATATTTAAAAGTATAAAAGTGATCTATAAAGCAGGTTTAAAAAACTTCAATGGCATAGGAAAATATGATAATGGAAACATTAAATTCAATTTTAATGGCACTACTAATTCAATATCAATAAATGAGTTAATAGATATTGTTTGTAATGAAGCTTTAAATTATGATAGTTTAACTTTAACCTATAGTGAAAGAGGAACCGACATATTAATAGAAGCTGATAACACAAATGTAAAAATGAAAAACATAGATGTAAAGGATGAACCTTCTAATGAATTTAATGAAACTTCAACTTTATTAAATAGAAATTATTACATAAAAGTTGGAAGTGCTGATGCTCTGTTAAAGGAGATTGGTATTATGTCCAGCCAAGGTAAAATAAAAAACGATAAAATAAGAAAATACAATCAAATAGATCATTATGTAGAACTATTTGATGAAATGCTAGCTAAATTACCTAGAAACAAAGTTTTAAACATACTTGACTGTGGATGTGGTAAATCTTATCTAAGCTTTGTATTAAACTATTACTTAACAGAAGTAAGAAAAATAAAATGCCACTTTATAGGGCTTGACTATAAAGAAGGCGTAATAGAAACCTCTAAAAAAATGGCTAATAATTTAGGTTATAGAAATATGGATTTTTATGCCATAGACATTAAAGATTATGTACCAAAAAATAAAATAAATATAGTTATGTCCCTTCATGCATGTGATACTGCTACGGATATGGCTTTGGCTACTGGAATAAAATTGGATTCTGATGCCATAATTGCAGTTCCCTGCTGTCAAAAAGAGTTTCTAAGTCAATATAAATACGAACCTTTTAAAAATATATTAAAATACGGTGTATTAAAATCTAGAATGGCTGATATTTTGACTGATGGTATGAGATCTTTAATGCTTGAAGCTAAGGGTTATGACGTTTCTGTAGTGGAATATATTTCTCCACTTGAAACACCTAAAAATATTATGATAAGAGCATTGAAGACTAAAGAAGAAGATGAAGATTTAATGAGTGAATATTTTAATCTTATGTCAAGCTTAAATGTGTATCCTGCATTATATGGCTTTTTAAATGAATGCTAA
- a CDS encoding M42 family peptidase — MDKCLIKLMNTFSVSGNEDEIKDIIKNELRDIKCDIKEDKIGNMIVKLGHGEEKLIICSHMDSIGFMLSYIEENGLIRAEKIGNFDCNNISHSFVRFKNETVGKLLLKNDEVFIDIGTKNKEATLNKVKEGDTACLVGPYLEFPSNDLVSPSLDNKIGCYILLRLIKELKNTNREIYFVFSCEQKLGGRGIRSAAYSIDPDFCIIIDLVSAKDAIDCLNKIELDKGPVLKLMGNSIIMHKYIKSMLEEAANKVNINIQYSVNPGSSQCDLIHDERLDIRIGEIAVPCKYKNSISEMVSINDIENTISIIKEAISS; from the coding sequence ATGGATAAATGTTTAATAAAGCTTATGAATACATTTAGTGTTAGCGGAAATGAAGATGAAATAAAAGATATTATAAAAAATGAGTTGAGAGATATTAAGTGTGATATTAAAGAAGATAAAATAGGAAATATGATTGTAAAATTAGGACATGGTGAAGAAAAACTTATAATTTGTTCACATATGGATAGTATAGGTTTTATGCTTTCTTATATAGAAGAAAATGGACTTATAAGAGCAGAAAAAATAGGTAATTTTGATTGCAATAATATATCTCATAGTTTTGTAAGATTTAAAAATGAAACCGTAGGAAAACTTTTATTAAAAAATGATGAAGTATTTATAGATATAGGAACAAAAAACAAGGAAGCTACACTAAATAAAGTTAAAGAAGGAGATACAGCATGTTTGGTAGGACCTTATTTGGAGTTCCCTAGCAATGATTTAGTAAGTCCTTCATTAGATAATAAAATTGGATGCTATATATTATTAAGGTTAATAAAAGAATTAAAGAATACAAATAGAGAAATATATTTTGTTTTTTCATGTGAACAAAAATTAGGGGGAAGAGGTATAAGGTCTGCTGCTTATTCTATAGATCCTGATTTTTGTATTATTATAGATTTAGTAAGTGCAAAAGATGCTATAGATTGCTTAAATAAGATTGAATTGGATAAAGGTCCTGTGCTAAAATTAATGGGTAATTCAATTATAATGCATAAATACATAAAAAGTATGCTTGAAGAAGCAGCAAATAAAGTAAATATAAATATACAATATAGTGTGAATCCTGGAAGCTCTCAATGTGACTTAATACATGATGAAAGATTAGATATAAGGATAGGAGAAATAGCAGTACCTTGCAAATATAAAAATTCAATTTCAGAAATGGTTTCTATAAACGATATTGAAAATACTATTAGTATTATAAAAGAAGCAATATCAAGTTAA
- a CDS encoding uracil-DNA glycosylase translates to MDKILKQKIKQISESYTEEKIGGFISGDGPIPCNILFVGEAPGKTEVEEGKPFVGIAGKNFEKHLNSIGLSRKNVRITNTCFFRPIKIKESSSGRTTISNRPPKTSEVNLFREVLNEEIKLVNPKIIVTLGNVPLKRLTNFKSIGECHGDLYFNNELKRYVFPMYHPSALTYNRNEEFYSMYQEDWNKLKEALNKI, encoded by the coding sequence ATGGATAAAATTTTAAAACAAAAAATAAAGCAAATAAGTGAAAGTTACACAGAAGAGAAAATTGGAGGTTTTATTTCTGGTGATGGTCCTATTCCTTGTAATATATTATTTGTAGGAGAAGCTCCCGGAAAAACAGAAGTGGAAGAAGGAAAACCCTTTGTAGGAATTGCAGGAAAAAACTTTGAAAAGCATCTAAACTCCATAGGACTATCTAGGAAAAATGTTCGCATAACAAACACTTGCTTTTTTAGACCTATAAAGATAAAAGAAAGTTCCTCTGGAAGAACAACCATAAGCAATAGACCTCCTAAAACTTCGGAAGTAAATCTATTTCGTGAAGTGCTAAATGAGGAAATAAAATTAGTTAACCCTAAAATTATTGTAACTTTAGGTAATGTTCCATTAAAAAGACTAACTAATTTTAAATCTATAGGTGAATGTCATGGTGATCTTTACTTTAATAACGAATTAAAAAGATATGTATTTCCCATGTATCACCCTTCTGCACTAACTTATAATAGAAATGAAGAATTTTACTCTATGTATCAAGAAGATTGGAATAAACTAAAAGAAGCTCTAAATAAAATTTAA
- a CDS encoding GNAT family N-acetyltransferase, whose translation MLKEQYVTVDLVKGSTNEYIIRDKDGITIGRVFIIELSNKDKYCSFRIKFYKSGSSSYELLKESLETFLRSLFRNMNVYKVNVMADEEINIMSFTDLGFKLEGVISNSIISNNLYKDEILFGIDFDIFKNGHRCRELDIKGINISVSVLTPNDAEDVLKYYMKNKKYLRPFEPDREDNFYTLPVQKRNLIESYKQFLNGDSVNFGVYKSKKLIGKIQISNIVMGVFKSAFVGYSIDEDEQGKGYMKEALRLVCEYAFNEMGLHRLEASTLLDNEKSQRVLKACGFKELGVSEKYLFINGKWRDHKIFYNVK comes from the coding sequence ATGTTAAAGGAACAGTATGTTACTGTAGACTTAGTAAAAGGAAGTACAAATGAATATATAATAAGAGACAAAGATGGAATAACTATAGGAAGGGTATTCATTATTGAACTTTCAAATAAAGATAAGTATTGTAGTTTTAGAATTAAATTTTATAAATCAGGCAGTTCAAGTTATGAGTTATTAAAAGAGTCTTTAGAAACATTCTTAAGATCTCTATTTAGAAATATGAATGTATATAAAGTTAATGTTATGGCTGATGAAGAAATAAATATAATGAGCTTTACAGACCTAGGATTCAAGCTAGAAGGCGTAATTTCTAACAGTATAATTAGTAATAATTTATATAAAGATGAAATTTTGTTTGGAATTGATTTTGACATTTTTAAGAATGGACACAGGTGTAGAGAATTAGATATAAAAGGTATTAATATAAGTGTTTCAGTACTAACTCCTAATGATGCAGAGGATGTGCTTAAATATTACATGAAAAATAAAAAATATTTAAGACCTTTTGAACCTGATAGGGAGGATAATTTTTATACATTGCCTGTACAAAAAAGAAATTTAATTGAATCATATAAACAGTTTTTAAATGGAGATAGCGTTAATTTTGGTGTTTATAAGAGTAAAAAGCTTATAGGAAAAATACAAATATCTAATATAGTTATGGGTGTATTCAAAAGCGCATTTGTAGGTTATTCAATAGATGAGGATGAGCAGGGTAAAGGATACATGAAGGAAGCTTTAAGATTAGTATGTGAGTATGCATTTAATGAAATGGGATTACATAGATTAGAAGCATCTACATTATTAGATAACGAAAAATCACAAAGAGTACTTAAAGCTTGTGGATTTAAAGAACTTGGTGTAAGCGAAAAATATTTGTTTATTAATGGGAAGTGGAGAGATCATAAAATTTTTTATAATGTGAAATAA
- the serC gene encoding 3-phosphoserine/phosphohydroxythreonine transaminase has translation MSRVYNFAAGPATLPEEVLKEAAAEMLDYKGTGMSVMEMSHRSKAFEEIIGDAEKTLREIMNIPDNYKVLFLQGGGSQQFAMIPMNLMKNKVADYIKTGQWSKKAIAEAKIYGKVNVIASSEDKNFTYVPDLKNLKISDDADYVYICHNETVHGLKYNDIPETGDKILVADMSSDILSEPVDVTKYGLIFAGVQKNIGPAGVVVVIIREDLLTDEVLPGTPTVLRYKIHADNKSLYNTPPAYGIYICGKVFKLVQKLGGLEAMKKRNEEKATILYNYLDSSNMFKGTVEKKDRSLMNVPFVTDSAELDAKFVKEAKAAGFDNLKGHRTVGGMRASIYNAMSIEGVKALVEFMKKFEEENK, from the coding sequence ATGTCAAGAGTATATAATTTTGCAGCAGGACCAGCTACATTACCAGAGGAAGTGCTTAAAGAAGCAGCAGCAGAAATGTTGGATTATAAAGGAACTGGTATGTCAGTTATGGAGATGAGCCATCGTTCTAAGGCTTTTGAGGAAATAATTGGTGATGCAGAAAAAACATTAAGAGAAATAATGAACATTCCAGATAATTACAAGGTATTGTTTTTACAAGGGGGAGGATCTCAGCAATTTGCAATGATTCCTATGAACTTAATGAAAAATAAAGTTGCTGACTACATTAAAACAGGTCAATGGTCTAAAAAAGCAATAGCAGAAGCAAAAATATATGGAAAGGTTAATGTTATAGCTTCTTCAGAAGATAAGAATTTTACGTATGTACCAGATTTAAAGAATTTAAAGATTTCTGATGATGCAGATTATGTTTATATATGCCATAATGAAACAGTACATGGACTTAAATATAATGATATACCAGAAACAGGTGATAAAATATTAGTAGCTGACATGTCTTCAGATATACTATCAGAGCCTGTAGATGTAACTAAGTACGGACTTATTTTTGCTGGAGTTCAAAAAAATATAGGACCAGCAGGAGTTGTTGTAGTAATAATTCGTGAAGATTTACTTACAGATGAGGTATTACCAGGTACTCCAACTGTTCTTAGATATAAAATTCATGCAGATAATAAGTCATTGTATAATACACCACCAGCATATGGAATATACATATGTGGTAAGGTATTTAAGCTTGTTCAAAAATTAGGTGGCTTAGAAGCAATGAAGAAGAGAAATGAAGAAAAAGCTACTATATTATATAATTATCTTGATTCAAGCAATATGTTCAAGGGAACAGTTGAAAAGAAAGACCGTTCATTAATGAATGTACCTTTCGTAACTGATTCAGCTGAATTAGATGCTAAATTTGTAAAAGAAGCTAAAGCAGCTGGATTTGATAACTTAAAGGGACACAGAACTGTTGGTGGTATGAGAGCAAGTATATATAATGCTATGTCAATAGAAGGTGTTAAAGCTTTAGTAGAATTTATGAAGAAATTTGAAGAAGAAAATAAATAG